In the Microtus pennsylvanicus isolate mMicPen1 chromosome 6, mMicPen1.hap1, whole genome shotgun sequence genome, one interval contains:
- the LOC142852606 gene encoding uncharacterized protein LOC142852606 isoform X1 codes for MLDTYRNLTAIGYSWEDHNIEEHCQSSQRHGRHERSHTGEKPSVYTQYVKALAYDSHLQRHERTHAGEKPYKSSQYGKAFAHDRHLQMHKRTHTGEKRYQCNQCGKAFARHSNLRTHKRTHTGEKPYECNQCGKAFPHHRNLQIHERTHTGEKPYKCNHCGKAFARHGNLHAHKRTHTGEKPYECNQCGKAFSHPSHLQTHKRTHTGEKPYECNQCGKAFAQQITLQIHKRTHTGEKPYECNQCGKAFSDHSHLRTHRRTHTGEKPYKCNQCSKAFSCHRYLKKHKRRHAGD; via the exons atgctggacacctacaggaacctcactgCCATAG gatacagttgggaagaccataatattgaggaacattgtcaaagttctcAAAGACACGGAAG GCATGAAAGaagtcatactggagagaaaccttctGTATATACTCAATATGTTAAAGCCTTAGCATAtgacagtcatcttcaaaggcatgaaagaacacatgctggagaaaaaccctataaGTCTAGCCAATATGGCAAAGCCTTTGCACATGATAgacatcttcaaatgcataaaagaacacatactggagaaaaacgctatcaatgtaatcaatgtggtaaagcctttgcacgtcatagtAATCTTCgaacacataaaagaacacacactggagagaaaccctatgaatgtaatcaatgtggtaaagcctttccaCATCATAGAAAtcttcaaatacatgaaagaacacatactggagagaaaccctataaatgcaatcactgtggtaaagcATTTGCACGTCATGGTAATcttcatgcacataaaagaacacatactggagagaaaccctatgaatgcaatcaatgtggtaaagccttttctcACCCGAGTCAtcttcaaacacataaaagaacacatactggagagaaaccctatgaatgcaatcaatgtggtaaagcctttgcacaacaAATTactcttcaaatacataaaagaacgcacactggagagaaaccctatgaatgcaatcaatgtggtaaagccttttcagaCCACAGTCATCTCCGAACACatagaagaacacatactggagagaaaccctacaaatgtaaTCAGTGTAGTAAAGCCTTTTCATGTCACAGGTATcttaaaaagcataaaagaagACATGCTGGAGACTAA
- the LOC142852606 gene encoding uncharacterized protein LOC142852606 isoform X3, which produces MNAVTYDDVHVDFTWEEWKLLDPFQKNLYKDVMLDTYRNLTAIGYSWEDHNIEEHCQSSQRHGRHERSHTGEKPSVYTQYVKALAYDSHLQRHERTHAGEKPYKSSQYGKAFAHDRHLQMHKRTHTGEKRYQCNQCGKAFARHSNLRTHKRTHTGEKPYECNQCGKAFPHHRNLQIHERTHTGEKPYKCNHCGKAFARHGNLHAHKRTHTGEKPYECNQCGKAFSHPSHLQTHKRTHTGEKPYECNQCGKAFAQQITLQIHKRTHTGEKPYECNQCGKAFSDHSHLRTHRRTHTGEKPYKCNQCSKAFSCHRYLKKHKRRHAGD; this is translated from the exons aatgcagtgacctatgatgatgtgcatgttgACTTCACTTGGGAAGAGTGGAAGTTGCTGGATCCtttccagaagaatctctacaaagatgtgatgctggacacctacaggaacctcactgCCATAG gatacagttgggaagaccataatattgaggaacattgtcaaagttctcAAAGACACGGAAG GCATGAAAGaagtcatactggagagaaaccttctGTATATACTCAATATGTTAAAGCCTTAGCATAtgacagtcatcttcaaaggcatgaaagaacacatgctggagaaaaaccctataaGTCTAGCCAATATGGCAAAGCCTTTGCACATGATAgacatcttcaaatgcataaaagaacacatactggagaaaaacgctatcaatgtaatcaatgtggtaaagcctttgcacgtcatagtAATCTTCgaacacataaaagaacacacactggagagaaaccctatgaatgtaatcaatgtggtaaagcctttccaCATCATAGAAAtcttcaaatacatgaaagaacacatactggagagaaaccctataaatgcaatcactgtggtaaagcATTTGCACGTCATGGTAATcttcatgcacataaaagaacacatactggagagaaaccctatgaatgcaatcaatgtggtaaagccttttctcACCCGAGTCAtcttcaaacacataaaagaacacatactggagagaaaccctatgaatgcaatcaatgtggtaaagcctttgcacaacaAATTactcttcaaatacataaaagaacgcacactggagagaaaccctatgaatgcaatcaatgtggtaaagccttttcagaCCACAGTCATCTCCGAACACatagaagaacacatactggagagaaaccctacaaatgtaaTCAGTGTAGTAAAGCCTTTTCATGTCACAGGTATcttaaaaagcataaaagaagACATGCTGGAGACTAA
- the LOC142852606 gene encoding uncharacterized protein LOC142852606 isoform X2 — MYLNFRHERSHTGEKPSVYTQYVKALAYDSHLQRHERTHAGEKPYKSSQYGKAFAHDRHLQMHKRTHTGEKRYQCNQCGKAFARHSNLRTHKRTHTGEKPYECNQCGKAFPHHRNLQIHERTHTGEKPYKCNHCGKAFARHGNLHAHKRTHTGEKPYECNQCGKAFSHPSHLQTHKRTHTGEKPYECNQCGKAFAQQITLQIHKRTHTGEKPYECNQCGKAFSDHSHLRTHRRTHTGEKPYKCNQCSKAFSCHRYLKKHKRRHAGD, encoded by the exons ATGTACCTCAATTTCAG GCATGAAAGaagtcatactggagagaaaccttctGTATATACTCAATATGTTAAAGCCTTAGCATAtgacagtcatcttcaaaggcatgaaagaacacatgctggagaaaaaccctataaGTCTAGCCAATATGGCAAAGCCTTTGCACATGATAgacatcttcaaatgcataaaagaacacatactggagaaaaacgctatcaatgtaatcaatgtggtaaagcctttgcacgtcatagtAATCTTCgaacacataaaagaacacacactggagagaaaccctatgaatgtaatcaatgtggtaaagcctttccaCATCATAGAAAtcttcaaatacatgaaagaacacatactggagagaaaccctataaatgcaatcactgtggtaaagcATTTGCACGTCATGGTAATcttcatgcacataaaagaacacatactggagagaaaccctatgaatgcaatcaatgtggtaaagccttttctcACCCGAGTCAtcttcaaacacataaaagaacacatactggagagaaaccctatgaatgcaatcaatgtggtaaagcctttgcacaacaAATTactcttcaaatacataaaagaacgcacactggagagaaaccctatgaatgcaatcaatgtggtaaagccttttcagaCCACAGTCATCTCCGAACACatagaagaacacatactggagagaaaccctacaaatgtaaTCAGTGTAGTAAAGCCTTTTCATGTCACAGGTATcttaaaaagcataaaagaagACATGCTGGAGACTAA